In Paeniglutamicibacter kerguelensis, one genomic interval encodes:
- a CDS encoding amidase, which produces MSAVELTEGIRKRTLSSREALESHYRRIDDVNASINAVVTQDRKAAYAAAANADRMSVAGGPLGPLHGLPMTHKDTHNVRGLRSTQGSPVFKDFVPEQDDLIIERLRAAGVVATGKTNVPEFGAGSHTFNEVFGTTTNPYDTSLSAGGSSGGVAAAIAARIQPLGEGSDMGGSLRIPASFCNVVGFRPSYGVIPMPSAANAWAWLGRTGPMAREIDDIALFMSAAAGPSPLVRTPSVLSGADFAGPVVGDLRGVRIGWSPDFGIGIPVEPAVLQVLERQLRVFEEAGAIVEQASPDFSEADLVFQRARATDFAAGLGDLVREHRGLVKPEVIWNVELGWSLSAQDLIDAAAARTRLEASVRGFFSDYDVFLSPAAQVLPFDATLRYPGSVAGVASETYLDWMRSACVLSATGLPVLAMPAGFTGEGLPVGFQLAVNHYRDVELLRYAKGFEDRTRCVDVLPALLTTSITG; this is translated from the coding sequence ATGTCGGCTGTGGAACTGACGGAGGGCATTCGGAAGCGGACGTTGTCATCGCGTGAGGCCCTTGAGTCCCACTATCGACGGATCGACGACGTCAACGCCTCCATCAATGCAGTGGTTACCCAAGACCGGAAGGCGGCCTACGCAGCGGCAGCCAATGCGGACCGGATGAGCGTTGCGGGAGGCCCGCTCGGCCCGCTGCACGGCCTGCCCATGACGCACAAGGACACCCACAACGTTCGAGGGCTTCGCAGCACCCAGGGGTCTCCGGTATTCAAGGACTTTGTGCCGGAACAAGACGATTTGATCATCGAACGATTGCGTGCGGCTGGAGTCGTGGCCACGGGCAAAACCAATGTGCCGGAGTTCGGCGCCGGATCGCACACCTTCAACGAGGTCTTCGGCACGACCACCAACCCGTATGACACTTCATTGAGCGCGGGAGGTTCGTCGGGAGGAGTTGCCGCGGCGATTGCGGCTCGCATCCAGCCCCTCGGCGAAGGATCCGACATGGGTGGGTCGCTGCGCATCCCCGCGTCTTTCTGCAACGTCGTGGGATTCCGTCCCTCCTACGGGGTGATCCCGATGCCCTCCGCTGCCAATGCCTGGGCCTGGCTGGGGCGGACCGGCCCGATGGCCAGGGAAATCGATGACATCGCGCTGTTCATGTCGGCGGCAGCCGGGCCGAGCCCCCTGGTGCGCACGCCAAGCGTACTCAGCGGTGCAGACTTCGCGGGGCCCGTGGTGGGCGACCTGCGCGGAGTGCGGATCGGTTGGAGTCCCGATTTCGGGATCGGCATCCCGGTGGAACCGGCCGTCCTTCAGGTGCTGGAACGCCAGCTTCGGGTGTTCGAGGAAGCCGGCGCGATAGTCGAGCAGGCCTCCCCCGATTTCTCGGAGGCTGATCTCGTATTCCAACGTGCGCGGGCCACCGACTTCGCCGCGGGTCTGGGCGATCTGGTGCGCGAGCACCGCGGGTTGGTCAAGCCGGAGGTCATTTGGAACGTGGAGTTGGGCTGGTCGCTGAGCGCCCAGGACCTGATCGACGCCGCTGCGGCCCGGACCCGCTTGGAAGCTTCGGTGCGCGGTTTCTTCAGTGACTACGATGTGTTCCTAAGCCCGGCGGCCCAGGTGCTGCCCTTCGACGCGACGCTGCGGTACCCCGGTTCCGTGGCCGGGGTGGCCTCGGAGACCTACCTGGACTGGATGCGTTCGGCATGCGTGCTTTCCGCAACGGGGCTGCCGGTCCTTGCCATGCCGGCGGGGTTCACCGGCGAGGGATTGCCCGTTGGGTTCCAGCTGGCGGTGAACCACTATCGCGATGTCGAGCTGTTGCGCTACGCCAAGGGCTTCGAGGATCGCACCCGCTGCGTCGATGTGCTCCCCGCGCTGCTGACTACATCGATCACCGGATAG
- a CDS encoding DUF5058 family protein: MHTLRVPIPAAAGSTDILAVANSPLVWICALGVFAVIFIQTFIYVKAARRTAPEIGMPASELTGAFRAGAVASIGPSLAVVLVAIALLALFGTPAVLVRIGLIGSAATETASAGIAATSMGATLGGADYTQQVFAVAFMAMSLSGGMWMLATLLLTPILKRGGKRLAQVNPAAMAIIPAAALLGAFSMLSIAEMPKSGIHFITLLVSAAVMAGCLFLAKILRANWLKEWALGFAIIVAIAVAFVAHTS, encoded by the coding sequence ATGCACACACTTCGAGTTCCAATTCCGGCGGCAGCCGGCTCCACCGACATACTCGCCGTTGCGAATTCCCCGCTCGTCTGGATTTGCGCACTCGGCGTTTTCGCGGTGATCTTCATCCAGACGTTCATATACGTGAAGGCGGCCCGGCGGACCGCCCCGGAAATCGGCATGCCGGCCTCCGAACTGACCGGGGCGTTTCGCGCGGGCGCCGTGGCGTCGATCGGCCCCTCGCTTGCAGTGGTTCTGGTGGCGATCGCCCTGCTGGCACTGTTTGGCACCCCGGCAGTGCTGGTGCGCATCGGGTTGATCGGTTCCGCTGCCACCGAAACTGCTTCCGCCGGCATTGCCGCCACATCCATGGGCGCCACCCTGGGAGGTGCCGACTACACCCAGCAGGTCTTTGCGGTTGCATTCATGGCCATGAGTCTGTCCGGCGGCATGTGGATGCTGGCCACGTTGCTGCTGACCCCGATCCTGAAGCGTGGAGGCAAGCGCCTGGCCCAGGTAAATCCGGCGGCCATGGCGATCATTCCCGCCGCCGCCTTGCTCGGTGCCTTCTCAATGCTCTCGATCGCCGAGATGCCCAAATCGGGGATCCACTTCATCACGCTTCTGGTGTCAGCCGCGGTCATGGCCGGCTGCCTGTTCCTCGCCAAGATCCTGCGGGCCAACTGGCTCAAGGAATGGGCTCTCGGCTTCGCCATCATTGTGGCCATCGCCGTCGCCTTCGTCGCCCACACCTCCTAG
- a CDS encoding amidohydrolase, translating to MSETTTRQLLSDADTLAMHETYRHLHANPELSMQEHRTTAFIAAELTTLGIENFGCGGTGVVGILRNGPGPVVAFRADTDGLPILEDTGLDYSSHATGTMEDGTTVPVMHGCGHDTHITAALTAAKVLARETDTWSGTLVMLFQPGEETASGARAMVQDGLWEKAPRPEVVLGQHVMPLQAGHINISTGTAMAMADALRVTVFGRQSHGSQPQTSIDPIVLGAHMITRLQTIVSRELDPLTPAVVTSGTFHAGLKENIIPDRAEFTLNIRTFTQDTRDQVLAAVRRIIAAEALASAAPEPTIEEIYTFPRCYNDPAATARIVEALSQELGPDAVHDAAPSMGSEDFGHLADSIGVPSVYWMFGGFDLSSGTPPVNHSPFFGPVIEPTLETGVRAAIASLRALLGSGH from the coding sequence ATGTCAGAAACAACCACCCGGCAGTTGCTCAGCGATGCCGATACCCTTGCCATGCACGAGACGTACCGCCACTTGCATGCGAACCCCGAGCTCTCCATGCAGGAGCATCGCACCACTGCGTTCATTGCTGCCGAGCTGACGACATTAGGCATCGAAAACTTCGGATGCGGCGGCACCGGCGTGGTGGGCATCCTGCGCAACGGACCGGGGCCGGTGGTGGCGTTCCGCGCCGACACCGACGGGCTGCCCATCCTGGAAGATACCGGGCTGGACTATTCAAGCCATGCCACCGGCACCATGGAGGACGGGACGACGGTTCCGGTAATGCACGGGTGCGGGCACGACACGCACATCACCGCGGCGCTTACGGCAGCCAAGGTCCTTGCCCGCGAGACCGATACCTGGTCCGGCACGCTGGTGATGCTCTTCCAGCCTGGCGAAGAAACCGCTTCGGGTGCCCGGGCTATGGTGCAGGACGGATTGTGGGAGAAGGCTCCTCGCCCCGAGGTGGTTCTGGGCCAGCACGTCATGCCGCTGCAGGCAGGCCACATCAACATTTCCACCGGTACGGCGATGGCAATGGCGGATGCCCTGCGCGTGACGGTGTTCGGACGCCAATCCCATGGCTCGCAACCGCAAACGAGCATCGATCCGATTGTGCTTGGAGCGCATATGATCACCCGGCTCCAGACCATCGTGTCGCGTGAGTTGGACCCCTTGACCCCGGCAGTGGTCACCAGCGGCACGTTCCATGCGGGACTGAAGGAAAACATCATTCCGGATCGCGCGGAATTCACGTTGAACATCCGCACCTTCACGCAGGACACCAGGGACCAGGTGCTTGCAGCAGTGCGGCGAATCATTGCTGCGGAGGCGCTCGCCTCCGCAGCACCGGAACCAACGATCGAAGAAATCTATACCTTCCCGCGCTGCTACAACGACCCGGCGGCCACCGCACGAATCGTCGAGGCCCTGAGCCAAGAACTCGGCCCCGATGCCGTGCACGACGCCGCGCCTTCGATGGGCAGCGAGGACTTCGGACATCTTGCCGATTCGATCGGTGTTCCCTCTGTTTACTGGATGTTCGGTGGCTTCGATTTGTCCAGTGGAACGCCGCCGGTCAACCACTCGCCGTTCTTCGGCCCGGTCATCGAACCAACGCTGGAAACGGGAGTGCGGGCCGCCATCGCGTCCTTGCGGGCATTACTGGGTTCCGGTCACTGA
- a CDS encoding Lrp/AsnC family transcriptional regulator: MTGQLTNLEQLIIAALQIDGRASWRKIAAVLDQPERTVARHGVGLLKTGAVSVAGMRLRRSTTLLRLECSPGTSRVAAEALAQRQDTTFSYLMTGGADVVAELMLEPEAVSNVLTTEIPATVGLVRSVSYPVLRYFRTIRGWRSGILNDVQTSAMGTEFTFDGTDLSTSGPLSDQDEEIVRVLTEDGRASVESIARRVRVSETTASRRLDWLLRNRRVAIRTLVEPASVNLPLEAFLWIKAAPGKVERLGQALATRSEVRYAAAVAGDCQIVANVTLPDANALYRFVTDAGWADDADIIESTMLLQARKRGGRLIPHS, translated from the coding sequence ATGACAGGACAGTTGACCAACCTCGAGCAGCTGATTATTGCCGCCCTGCAGATTGATGGCCGTGCCTCGTGGCGCAAGATCGCAGCGGTGCTGGATCAGCCCGAACGCACCGTTGCCCGCCACGGGGTGGGTCTGCTCAAAACGGGAGCGGTTTCGGTCGCCGGAATGCGCCTGCGCCGCAGCACCACGTTGCTGCGCCTGGAATGTTCCCCCGGAACCAGCCGGGTTGCAGCCGAGGCGCTGGCCCAACGACAGGACACCACCTTCAGCTACTTGATGACCGGCGGCGCGGACGTCGTGGCGGAACTGATGTTGGAACCCGAGGCGGTGTCCAACGTCCTGACCACCGAGATTCCCGCCACGGTGGGCCTGGTCCGCTCGGTGAGCTATCCGGTGTTGCGCTACTTCCGCACGATCCGCGGCTGGCGCTCCGGCATCCTCAACGATGTCCAGACAAGCGCCATGGGCACCGAGTTCACATTCGACGGCACGGACCTCAGCACCAGCGGACCCCTGAGCGATCAGGACGAGGAGATCGTCCGCGTGCTGACCGAAGATGGTCGGGCGAGCGTCGAATCCATTGCCCGACGCGTGCGTGTCTCGGAAACCACTGCGAGCCGGCGGCTGGATTGGCTGCTTCGCAACCGCCGGGTGGCAATCAGGACATTGGTGGAACCCGCGTCAGTGAACCTTCCCCTCGAGGCATTTCTGTGGATCAAGGCGGCCCCGGGAAAAGTGGAGCGACTCGGACAGGCATTGGCGACCCGAAGCGAGGTCCGCTATGCGGCAGCAGTGGCTGGAGACTGCCAGATCGTCGCAAACGTGACGCTGCCCGACGCCAATGCCCTATACCGCTTTGTCACCGATGCCGGATGGGCCGATGACGCGGACATCATCGAATCCACGATGCTGCTTCAGGCGCGCAAGCGCGGTGGACGGCTCATCCCTCACTCCTAG